ACAGCGGCTAATGCATTTTCCTCATGAATTATTGGTGCACCAAAGAAGAAAGTATAGGGAGTGGGTACCAGGGGGCAAAGACTGAGACTGTACACTGTCTAGCTAACTACTGTAAGCTTGTGTTATCACAACCAAATGTATATTTATAATTGTTAACTTAATATGCTCTTTGTTTCAAGTAATGTTACTACAGGCAATCCATCGAAAGGATAGCTGGTTTGGTGTAGATTCGAATCAAGTTTCATGATGTACAGGAGGGCTTTCCCATATTACACATAAAATAGATCTGTGGGTTTGAAATTGTGGTGGAAGATTCCCCACCCCCACTCTCCATTACATCTGGTGTCTACATTGTCTTTCAGCTGCGTTTAGAGTGCAATATACTCAAGATCAATATTACATCATACAATACCATGGCCATATCTGCACCCTGCAGTCATAGAATTAGAATCACATTCAAGGTAGCTTTCAGTCAAcagcatttgtatttatttacctttatttaactaggcaagtcagttaagaacaaattcttattttcaatgacggccaccATGAAACATTTGGTTATAAATatagagtgggttaactgcctcgttcaggggatttgatcttgcaacctttcgattactagtccaatgctctaaccactaggctaccttccgccccaagcatcaagcttgtgactcatgAACAATGCCTGAATCACAGCACAGTGAATTAAGCATAGTCAGTAAATGAAGAGATAGGTAGGAGTGACTAGATGTATTTGTGAACATCatatgtccccctgtattgtatgACGGGTGATATAGCTACATTTAGTCATAAGGTGAATATGATCCAATGATGACATAACACCATTTACACTAAGCAGTCAATTTCTGTATATTACACAAGAACCACAGTGAAAGGTGTAAAACAGATTATTTTATCTTGTGaaattaaaatcacaatttacTTTTTCTTATTCATGCTCATGTAATGTACTTGTGCATTACAGGGTATTTAAAATCTGCATTTGACAAAAAGCAGTACAGAACAAGCCACTGAAGTGATGTGGAGAAAACAATCATTGGTGCCCCCTTCTGGTGGAGAGAATTCCTATGAATATGATATTGCTACTATATAGGACAGTAATTAAAGTGCAAAATATGAACATGTAATTTCATAGAACAATTAAACACAGGGGTAAAGTAGAGATGAGGAGGGGGTATGATTTCATGGAAAAGTGTGTTTATTCTCTTTCAAAAGTACAGCCTTGGGAAAACGTTGTACAGATGCATACGAGTATGCTGATATATTGTCTGTGAGTTTAACTTCATTTTGTTTTACAGAAAACATCATTGGAAACTTGCTTTCCCCGTGGACTTGGTTTCTCTGTGGGTTTTACAGGGAGGGTGTACACAGTGATACTGATACTTGTGGGCTGGAATACCTTCTCAAGCATCTTTTCCACTTTGTCCCAGCTCAGTCGATCAAGGCCACAGCCAATGCTGTAGAATAGAGGGATAGAACATTCAGTGAAATGGAAATGATTGACATGTTAAAATAATTTAATGACACCTTTATGTGTAGAATGTATTCATACAAACCGAGGCATTGATATTGCAGTTACTCCGTTTTTCAAGCAATGAGACTTCATGTCCTCAAGGCTCTGCCTCAGGATGTCATAGGTGGGCTTGTTGCTGTACTTTTCCTTTGTTATCTGTAATAGAGCAAGACACAACCagagacaaaacatttttttaaatgctttAAAATGTTTGTTGGTTGAATGAAACTAACAAGGCAACTGTCTTACCAGGTAGTACACAAAACGCTTGTGTCTTTTCAGTACAGCGCATTGTCCTGGCACCTTCTCTGTGAAGTAAAAGCAAAACCAGTGAACAGTGATCTTGATCAATGACATGGGCTTATGATATAAGCCATGCTTTTCCAAATTCAGGGCCCATTTTAAAAAGAAAAGGGCACATCACAACAGACTTCCATAGCATGCAGTGCATAACAAATACATTAATAatacattatactacattatacAGAACAACTCACTCTGTTCCTTTAGCTCAGCCACTCCACCAAACTTCTTCTTGAACATAACTGCGATGCCAGCTCCCATGTGGTAGTCTTTGCTGATACAGTGGGCCAGGGCCTCATCTTCAGGACCGGAGAACAAGTCCCCCTTCACATGATGTAGGCTCCAGATGCCTTCTGCAGGCTGGCCAGGAGAGAGCAGCATTACACCACAGAACCAGTCACCACTATCCAAAACCTTAGATACATTATTTATGCCAAATAGTTTTCCCGTCCTCTTCAGCTCCAGGTAAGTGGCTAGCTTGCTAAATAGGACTGTTGACAGTAAGTAACAACATATTATAGCCATTGATTACATGCCATTCAACGGTATGGCAGCATTACCTACTAGCTAACTAAGGCGTTTTCATGCTGGCCACTTACCTTCGATTTGCCAATAGAGCGCACTGGCTCCACAGATGCAGTTGACATTACTTTGGCAGGTGAGCTGTAGTCAACCAGGTGGGACGGATAGGCAATCTGTTTTGTTAATCTGCGAGGGAAAGCAATGCTACTGCGAGAAAATGAAAGTGCATTGATTATTTGAAGCTGCATTAGCTAGTTATATCACTACAGTCACATGACCATAGCTTTAGCATCTACAGAGCCGGCACATTTGTCTGAAAATTGCACACTGCAACTAGCTAGCTATGGTGCATTGTCCCAAATGTATCAATTTAGCTAGTGTCGAAGTCGTTCAATTTCTCTTTCAATTTCACCAACGTAGGTATTATAAGGGTTAGAACTAGATGGGATCCAGTTTTTGTCAGATTTGACTTTTCGTAGGTTACAATTTACGCAGCAGGTTGGAATgattaggttaaggttagtaaAAGGGTTAGCGTTAGatcaaatgaaaaaaataaccaaCTTTTGACATTAATtcgacaaaagctgtatcccttctagCATATACCCTCTATTATGGAGCTAGCAATCTACTTCCTCTTTGCCACAAGGTGTAAGTAAGCCTATCAGAAAGCAAGGTGATGTTGACGCTTCTTCTTCTTCGATGGTATTATCGTGGTCCGCAAATATAAACGTTAGAGGTGCATGCTGCCCCCTGCTGTGTCAGCCTACTGTTTTGGATTGTGAATTAATTACACTGTGACACACAAAGAGGAGGGAAATAAGAACGAATAAAAAGTTTTTAAAAttaccctacacccattaaaacctcaccacaaTTCCACTACTTTGGCTCTATCTGATCCTATGCCAGGCCGTCAGCCTGAGAGGGCATTGTTCAACATACCGTGCTGTAACTCTTTTGCAGTAACATTTTGTACAGCCAAGTACttttctgcagctgccaccacaacatctattttctgtaatttatgttccatttctgcggtacagttgataaccatgggTATGAATGTAAGAAGCtaaccttactgaagcacatgTTATTCCTATCACTCTCTATTGGCCTCGGGCTACTCACAGGTATCCTCTTAGGATCCCTCGCCCTGGatccatcttcctctactactctattcactgcctcagcatacgacaccTTCTGTACTATTCTCACCCTGGCAACCTCgacctgcctttctctcaccgGACACTTCTGATCTCCAACAAAATGGGTACCCCTAAAGTTAACACACAGCTTTTTCCAccgatactacacattcctttgtctcatgccctcctgcacgcttctcacatctaggaatctccctcttacacactgctgcaacatgaccataagtTTGACACCTAAAATACTGTAAATATCCTAACTTGACTTTGTTGGGTAAAGACAGTGTCTTCTCTGTTTCATCACGCTCTCCACCGGGTCTGCGTCATACCAACCGCTGTGCGtcacaaacaccgggaatcttccATTTCAGTTGATCCTTCTCAACATTCACGCCACAccagttatcactcctttcaatggcgccCTGCTCCAGGGAGCAAAGAAAGTCACAGGTCTTGTCCCAAGGTGCGTGGTGCAGAGTGCCCGCTCCCTTTTGGCGGAAGACACAAATATCATCACGAGTCCACTTCGAGTTACTTTCACCGATTCAACAGTCCCCAACCTCTTCTCCACCCAACCTGACATCACATATGGATCCACAAGAAGGAAAGAATCCGTTCTCTCAAAAAAGGCTCAAACCCGCATATGCCACCGCAGGTAATTCATCCTCACTCTTGTCAGGTTACATTTTATCTCTTTGTACTTGACTAAAATCTTCCTCACCACACTGCTTCCCTCTACACTTAGCTCCTTTCCTTCTTCCTTGATGTCCATTTCCACAAACCTCCACGCACTTTCCACTCCATCCGCTGTAGTAGCAAATGGTTCAAATGGTTCTTGTATCTTGAATTTGCCGCCATGTCTCGTCGACTCATAAAGCTCTACCAGCCGCAATTATCTGCCGCCTACCGCCATTACCCAAGGTGAAGCTGCTTAAACCTATCCAATCATTTAACATCTACAAGTACCTAGAGGTAGGAGGAGCTGAAGGTTGATTCTGCTCCTGCTCCAGTACCTACCTCCACCATCCATTCTGGAATGTGATGAAGTGAATACTGTCAAAGATGGGCAGTATGATTTCCATATTGTCGGGTTATTTATGATATTGTGATGTACCCTCATATACTCTGAAATTGATAGTGCATTTATTCAGGGTTATATAATAGACTTACATTCCATAAAATAGGTCAACATTGGTGTGTTTATTATACATCTTCATACACATTTACTGTTCAACATACACAAAAAGAGTTGTTCTATAAATGCAAAAATTGTGCCAGATATGTAACAACCAAGTCTGCTACCGGAATACTATATTATTGTCAGCTCTAACCATTGACATTTTTCCCTAGcaaaacataattgcaaaataaaCTTTACGATCTGCCACTACATGTTGTCTTTCAACCATATAGAGATGGAGAAAACTGGTCACTTTTACTTTACACTGCACATACAAAATGAAATCATGggcagtagaacacacacataaCCATCAATGGGAACAGAAACACTCAGATATGTACACATTAGGGATTTCAAAAGAGAAAACAAAGAAAGTTATAAAAGAAGCAACAAGTTATGGTGTGTGGTGTGCAGGTTGTGGGGAGAGAGGGTATTACAGCAACGGTTGCCCCCTCTGCATAAGAGTCCATAATCCCCATGGGTATGGTGGTAGTGTCAGCCACCACCTGGGCACAGGGGCAGGGCACAGGATAGCTGAAGCTGCTGGTAGATGGATTCAAATTTTGATCGAAAGAAGTCTATAAACTTATTACAGAGGTTCAGCTTCAGAGCTCGCTCCAGAGCTCTTGCATCGCCGTTCACTGATCCAGTCCCCAGGATTGACGTCCATCTGCAGCATCTTCATCACCCACTTGTCCCTCCTGGCCCCGTCAATGAACTCATCCAGAGACAACTCCCCTGAGGGAAGACACAGTTAGCATTACTCACTAACTACTGAAACCAAACACTGTTTACACTGAGGGAAAAACATTACTAACACCCATTGTCCATTGGTCCAATTTTCTAAATACTTTAGAATGTTACACACAATAATGTGTTACACACAGTCATAATGATATGGAATTACAGTGAGAACCTGCTAAATCATTACATTATTAAAACCACAGATCAAGCTGTCAGAGAACAGTAAGAGGGTAAAGAAAGCATCCTCACCATCTCCATTTTCATCAACCAGTTCAAATATTCTGTCGACCACTTGATCTGGGGTCAGGAGGTTACACTCTGCATCCAGTTCTTCATGACAGGCTTTCTTCAGTCTGTAGATGGACTGAGAGAGAAAACAAGCAGATTTTGGAATGATATCCCATATATGTATGGGATATCATAACTGTATTTTATGTAATCCTATAATAATCTTTGAACGTCTGTTACCTCTACAATCTCCAGCAGCTCTGTCTTGTCAATGCAGCCACTTCCATCTTTGTCGTACATTTTGAAAGTCCATTTCAGTTTATGTTCCAACTTGCCCCTCAAGACCAGGTTCAAGGCTGCAACATACTCTAGAAAATCAATTGTATTGTCCTGCAAAGGAAAGAAATGATAAAATAATTTTATGAT
The window above is part of the Salmo salar chromosome ssa15, Ssal_v3.1, whole genome shotgun sequence genome. Proteins encoded here:
- the LOC106572424 gene encoding ADP-ribose glycohydrolase OARD1 translates to MQLQIINALSFSRSSIAFPRRLTKQIAYPSHLVDYSSPAKVMSTASVEPVRSIGKSKPAEGIWSLHHVKGDLFSGPEDEALAHCISKDYHMGAGIAVMFKKKFGGVAELKEQKKVPGQCAVLKRHKRFVYYLITKEKYSNKPTYDILRQSLEDMKSHCLKNGVTAISMPRIGCGLDRLSWDKVEKMLEKVFQPTSISITVYTLPVKPTEKPSPRGKQVSNDVFCKTK
- the LOC106572426 gene encoding guanylyl cyclase-activating protein 2-like — encoded protein: MGQRLSEVSDSDQEIDVAELQDWYKKFVVECPSGTLFMHEFKSFFGVTNNKEAADYIENMFRAFDKNGDNTIDFLEYVAALNLVLRGKLEHKLKWTFKMYDKDGSGCIDKTELLEIVESIYRLKKACHEELDAECNLLTPDQVVDRIFELVDENGDGELSLDEFIDGARRDKWVMKMLQMDVNPGDWISERRCKSSGASSEAEPL